In the Brassica napus cultivar Da-Ae chromosome A7, Da-Ae, whole genome shotgun sequence genome, one interval contains:
- the LOC106356251 gene encoding uncharacterized protein LOC106356251 — MTERFFPTKPSSGGAGNYRRGNLTLLSGPISSGKTSLLFQFALNIASASQTNHVVFICHRKRIESNPPFLSQGIDPSSSDAFNRIQMKYVDDDEGLRNYFAAFHLHLDLPPAALVIDDFGDYFTNSKGSSLMNSRARDMAMVRTLALCHNAIAHANKKAACELVLSETSSGDSPRSLFIYKRWIPSIFTIKGHGDGSFLLTSNGSSQKSAKYSIALQYLILEEIVN, encoded by the exons ATGACGGAGAGATTCTTCCCGACGAAACCAAGCTCCGGCGGCGCCGGGAACTACCGGCGAGGTAACCTCACTCTCCTCTCCGGCCCGATTTCCTC AGGCAAAACCTCTCTGCTATTCCAATTCGCACTCAACATAGCGAGCGCTTCTCAAACCAACCACGTCGTCTTCATCTGCCACCGCAAAAGAATCGAATCCAACCCTCCCTTCCTCTCCCAGGGGATCGACCCTTCCTCCTCCGATGCATTCAATCGAATCCAAATGAA GTATGTGGATGATGATGAAGGACTGAGGAACTACTTTGCCGCGTTTCATCTCCACCTTGATCTCCCTCCTGCTGCACTTGTAATCGATGACTTTGGTGACTACTTCACCAACTCGAAGGGGAGTAGTTTAATGAACTCACGTGCTAGAGACATGGCCATGGTGCGCACTCTTGCTCTATGCCACAATGCTATTGCTCATGCCAA CAAGAAAGCTGCTTGCGAGCTTGTGTTATCCGAGACCAGTTCTGGAGACTCCCCCAGGTCTTTGTTCATCTACAAACGATGGATCCCATCCATCTTTACAATtaaag GTCATGGTGATGGGTCGTTTCTCTTGACAAGTAATGGTTCATCCCAGAAAAGCGCCAAGTATTCCATCGCGCTGCAGTATCTCATCTTAGAGGAGATTGTTAATTGA
- the LOC106356253 gene encoding uncharacterized protein LOC106356253, giving the protein MALLCVSKKKIVVKRAWKRFTHKLRSKFRDIKIAVSVRDSTSRLLRVISHHLIVPFRTRKCPRRDSESIYRQIYQYESQRWRQGETKSDEKVVGRKKEKEEEEGPQEIVDSMEDAWMRVVAASPHLRVDEKADQFINKFREAMRLDKERSLLEFQERLIRNA; this is encoded by the exons atgGCTCTTTTGTGTGTTAGCAAGAAGAAAATTGTGGTGAAGCGGGCATGGAAGAGGTTCACACACAAGCTCAGATCCAAATTTAGAGACATCAAGATTGCTGTATCGGTCAGAGATTCGACTTCTCGTCTCCTCCGTGTCATCAGTCACCATCTCATCGTTCCTTTCAGGACAAG AAAGTGTCCTAGAAGGGATAGTGAGAGCATTTACAGACAAATCTACCAATACGAAAGCCAACGATGGAGGCAGGGGGAGACCAAGAGTGATGAGAAAGTTGTGGGgcgaaaaaaggaaaaagaagaagaggaggggCCGCAGGAGATTGTTGATTCGATGGAAGATGCTTGGATGAGAGTGGTGGCTGCATCACCGCACCTTAGGGTGGATGAAAAAGCCGACCAATTCATCAATAAGTTTAGAGAGGCGATGAGACTGGATAAGGAGAGATCTTTACTTGAATTCCAAGAAAGGTTAATTCGAAAT
- the LOC106356252 gene encoding putative E3 ubiquitin-protein ligase XBAT35, with translation MGQMQSKEKLMFNHVRSGNVEGIRALCLEGANLEWMDKEGNTPLILACKKSKLYDVAQTLIELGANVNAHPPAPRDATPLYHAARRGLEKTVKLLLSNGANYDCQTPLQQARYYKYTKVVRAIENHICVFSGWMREFYGPALLGVFAPQLLSRRVWVVIIPTSSIYPKPYKFELVVYASLKDAQPRVVMALRNPHLKEPEEMHPNTSVTIVDNDNKKKSLKLASSIEEGRQQLKWFCDACKGIPQPVRRPPVVVQTVLPSAPPLADYDTEAIEEGPMHYPLSGSTTPSASGGGGNKKDGGSSGQCLICMDAPSDGICVPCGHVAGCMSCLTQIKSHASECPICRANIHQVMKVYRV, from the exons ATGGGACAAATGCAATCGAAAGAGAAATTAATGTTTAACCATGTGAGGTCCGGCAACGTAGAAGGGATTCGAGCTCTTTGTCTGGAGGGTGCAAACCTCGAG TGGATGGATAAAGAAGGAAACACGCCTTTGATCTTGGCTTGCAAGAAGTCTAAGCTATATGATGTCGCCCAAACATTGATCGAGCTGGGCGCCAATGTTAATGCCCATCCTCCTG CTCCCCGTGACGCGACTCCTCTGTACCATGCTGCAAGAAGAGGTCTCGAGAAGACTGTTAAATTACTTCTTTCAAATGGTG CAAATTATGATTGTCAGACACCACTTCAACAAGCTAGATACTATAAGTACACCAAGGTCGTACGTGCCATTGAG AATCACATATGCGTGTTCTCTGGTTGGATGCGTGAATTTTACGGTCCTGCTCTTCTTGGTGTATTTGCTCCTCAGCTTCTTTCAAGAAGAGT ATGGGTTGTCATCATACCAACTAGCTCAATTTACCCTAAACCTTACAAATTTGAGCTAGTTGTGTATGCTAGTCTGAAG GATGCACAGCCACGGGTGGTGATGGCTTTGAGGAATCCACACTTAAAAGAACCAGAGGAGATGCACCCTAATACTTCAGTGACGATTGTTGATAATGATAACAAAA aaaaAAGTCTGAAACTCGCATCTTCTATAGAAGAGGGCAGGCAACAGCTGAAGTGGTTTTGTGATGCATGCAAAGGAATCCCACAG CCAGTGCGTCGTCCCCCGGTCGTTGTCCAGACAGTACTACCATCTGCTCCTCCATTGGCAGATTATGATACAGAAGCGATAGAGGAAGGTCCAATGCATTATCCATTAAGCGGTTCAACTACTCCATCAGCTTCAGGTGGTGGTGGAAATAAAAAAGACGGAGGGAGCTCTGGACAGTGCTTGATATGTATGGATGCGCCATCTGATGGGATTTGTGTCCCGTGTGGACATGTCGCAGGGTGCATGTCTTGCTTGACCCAGATCAAATCCCATGCATCGGAATGTCCGATCTGTCGGGCCAACATCCATCAGGTTATGAAGGTGTACCGTGTCTGA
- the LOC106355103 gene encoding PH, RCC1 and FYVE domains-containing protein 1-like, translating to MSSALIVLKKGTQLVKYSRKGKPKFRAFRLSPDEKTLIWFSHGEEKGLKLSEVSRVVPGQRTPVFKRFLRPEKDHLSFSLLFNNRERSLDLICKDKAETEIWFAGLKYLIERSRNRRARSEIPEINDSDYFSTGRQSIDVFPNNIPRGRTSIDLGSDVGYERGNMLRPSTDGFRISVSSTPSCSSGGSGPDDIESLGDVYVWGEVWSDGILPDGTVTKETVKTDVLTPRPLESNVVLDVHQIVCGVRHVALVTRQGEVFTWGEEAGGRLGHGIQVDISRPKLVEFLALTNIDFVACGEYHTCVVSTSGDLFSWGDGIHNVGLLGHGSDISHWIPKRVSGPLEGLQVLSVACGTWHSALATANGKLFTFGDGAFGVLGHGNRESVSCPKEVQSLNGLKTVKVACNIWHTVAIVEVMGQTGTSMSSRKLFTWGDGDKNRLGHGNKETYLLPTCVSSLIDYNFHQIACGHTFTVALTTSGHVFTMGGTSHGQLGNSISDGKLPCLVQDRLVGEFVEEIACGDHHVAVLTSRSEVFTWGKGANGRLGHGDTDDRRTPTLVEALRDRHVKSLSCGSNFTSSICIHKWVSGADQSICSGCRQAFGFTRKRHNCYNCGLVHCHACSSKKALKAALAPTPGKPHRVCDACYSKLKAAESGYISNGNRTNVATPGRSMDGSVRIDKGTTRSSKVLLTGNNTESGKTSRLGVRPDASSVRASQVPSLQQLKDIAFPTSLTAIQNALKPVAPAAVPARLLAGPMASPPPARSSSPLPARSSSPYARRSSPPRTSGFSRSVIDSLKKTNEVMNQEMTKLQSQVKNLKQKCNNQGTEIQRFQKAAKEAFELAAKQSSKHKSATEALKSVAEQLKGLKEKLPPEVSESEAFDSINSQAEAYLNANEVTETSLLTTSILDQQETSPTGNTQDQKIDEQVSSNSSISETSNSSKPVPTESSSSSSSKTGGKESKEQFEPGVYVTFAVDVNGNKIFRRVRFSKKRFDEHQAEDWWTKNKDRLLKWYSPNSSSSPVASDSSIAPPPPSEPPSDPSVSEKDNEAEAD from the exons ATGTCTTCG GCACTTATCGTTTTGAAAAAGGGAACTCAATTAGTCAAGTACAGTCGAAAAGGGAAACCTAAATTCCGTGCATTCAGGCTATCACCG GATGAAAAAACGTTGATTTGGTTTTCGCATGGAGAAGAAAAAGGTTTGAAGTTATCTGAAGTTTCTCGAGTTGTCCCTGGACAAAGAACT CCTGTCTTTAAGAGATTTTTACGTCCAGAGAAAGACCACTTATCGTTTTCACTTTTATTCAATAACAGAGAAAGGTCGCTTGATTTG atcTGTAAAGACAAAGCTGAGACAGAGATTTGGTTTGCTGGCCTTAAGTATTTAAttgaaagaagtcgtaatagaCGCGCAAGAAGTGAGATACCTGAG ATAAACGACAGTGACTACTTCTCCACTGGTCGTCAATCAATAGACGTTTTTCCAAACAATATACCACGAGGTAGAACATCAATTGATCTAGGCTCAGATGTTGGATATGAACGTGGAAACATGTTAAGACCAAGTACTGATGGTTTTCGGATCAGTGTCTCAAGCACACCAAGTTGTTCAAGTGGAGGTTCTGGTCCAGATGATATCGAATCATTAGGTGATGTTTACGTTTGGGGTGAGGTATGGAGCGATGGGATACTACCAGATGGCACAGTTACCAAAGAGACAGTGAAAACAGATGTCTTAACTCCAAGACCCTTGGAATCAAACGTAGTTCTTGATGTTCACCAGATTGTTTGCGGTGTAAGGCACGTTGCGCTTGTGACAAGACAAGGAGAAGTGTTTACTTGGGGAGAAGAAGCTGGAGGTAGGCTTGGACATGGTATTCAAGTCGACATTAGTCGTCCGAAACTAGTTGAGTTTCTTGCTCTAACCAACATAGACTTTGTTGCTTGTGGTGAGTACCACACTTGTGTTGTATCAACCTCTGGAGACTTGTTTTCGTGGGGAGATGGAATCCATAATGTTGGGCTTTTAGGACATGGTAGTGATATTAGCCATTGGATACCAAAAAGAGTCTCTGGTCCTTTAGAAGGTCTTCAGGTGCTGTCAGTTGCGTGTGGCACTTGGCATTCGGCTCTGGCCACTGCAAACGGGAAGCTATTCACGTTTGGTGATGGTGCGTTTGGCGTTTTAGGACATGGAAACAGAGAAAGTGTTTCGTGTCCTAAGGAGGTACAGTCTTTAAACGGTTTGAAAACGGTGAAAGTTGCTTGTAACATTTGGCATACCGTGGCTATCGTCGAGGTTATGGGACAGACCGGTACAAGTATGTCATCCAGGAAGTTGTTTACTTGGGGTGATGGTGACAAAAACAGGTTAGGGCATGGGAACAAAGAGACTTACTTGCTCCCCACGTGTGTCTCTTCACTTATTGACTACAACTTTCATCAGATCGCTTGTGGGCATACATTTACCGTCGCACTCACAACCTCAGGACATGTTTTCACAATGGGTGGGACTTCACATGGTCAGCTAGGTAACTCAATCTCTGATGGTAAGTTACCTTGCTTGGTGCAAGACCGATTAGTCGGAGAATTTGTCGAAGAAATAGCTTGTGGGGATCACCATGTGGCGGTTTTGACATCAAGAAGTGAAGTCTTCACATGGGGGAAAGGTGCTAATGGAAGATTAGGACATGGTGATACAGATGATAGAAGAACACCAACTTTAGTTGAAGCCTTGAGAGACCGGCATGTGAAGAGCTTATCTTGCGGCTCAAACTTCACATCAAGTATATGTATTCATAAATGGGTATCCGGAGCAGATCAGTCAATCTGCTCCGGATGTCGCCAAGCTTTCGGGTTTACTCGTAAGAGACATAACTGTTATAATTGTGGTTTAGTCCATTGTCATGCTTGTAGTTCAAAGAAGGCTTTGAAAGCAGCATTGGCTCCAACACCAGGGAAACCACACCGTGTGTGCGATGCGTGTTACAGCAAACTTAAAGCCGCTGAATCTGGCTATATATCTAATGGAAATAGAACTAATGTTGCAACCCCTGGACGATCAATGGATGGTTCGGTAAGAATAGATAAAGGAACAACTAGGTCATCTAAAGTCCTCTTGACGGGAAATAATACAGAATCAGGCAAGACGTCAAGGCTTGGAGTTAGACCTGATGCTTCTAGTGTCCGTGCCTCGCAAGTTCCTTCTCTCCAACAACTTAAAGATATTGCATTCCCTACTTCACTAACCGCGATTCAGAACGCTTTAAAACCTGTTGCTCCTGCTGCTGTTCCAGCTCGTCTACTAGCTGGACCAATGGCATCTCCTCCACCTGCAAGGTCCTCATCGCCTTTACCTGCAAGATCCTCCTCTCCTTACGCAAGAAGATCGAGCCCTCCACGGACTTCTGGATTTTCAAGGAGCGTTATTGATAGTTTAAAGAAGACTAATGAAGTTATGAACCAAGAAATGACAAAACTACAGAGTCAG GTTAAGAATTTGAAACAGAAATGCAATAATCAAGGAACGGAGATACAAAGATTTCAAAAAGCAGCTAAAGAAGCCTTTGAATTAGCTGCTAAGCAATCTTCTAAACATAAATCAGCAACAGAAGCCCTAAAATCTGTTGCAGAACAG ttGAAAGGGTTGAAGGAGAAATTACCACCTGAAGTATCAGAGAGTGAAGCTTTTGATTCCATTAATTCTCAAGCTGAAGCTTATCTAAATGCAAACGAAGTAACAGAAACATCTTTACTTACAActtcgatacttgatcaacaAGAAACATCTCCTACTGGAAACACACAAGATCAAAAGATTGATGAACAAGTATCATCGAACTCAAGTATATCCGAGACATCGAATTCATCAAAGCCAGTACCAAcagaatcttcttcttcatcgtcatcaaaaacaggtggaAAGGAAAGTAAAGAACAGTTTGAACCTGGCGTATACGTGACTTTTGCGGTAGATGTGAATGGAAACAAGATCTTCCGACGAGTTAGATTCAG TAAAAAGAGATTTGACGAACATCAAGCAGAAGATTGGTGGACTAAAAACAAAGATAGGTTGCTCAAGTGGTATAGTCCAAATTCATCATCAAGTCCAGTGGCTTCTGATTCATCTATCGCTCCTCCACCACCATCTGAACCACCGTCTGATCCATCAGTCTCTGAGAAGGACAATGAGGCAGAAGCAGATTAA